One stretch of Monomorium pharaonis isolate MP-MQ-018 chromosome 10, ASM1337386v2, whole genome shotgun sequence DNA includes these proteins:
- the LOC118647675 gene encoding uncharacterized protein LOC118647675 isoform X2, translating into MYDIQDNIAPHFEYCATLLIDMGDTQLSRLQIAQNRAMRVILQCDRRTKVKCMHQALQFLTIRQRLYYNMCIFIFKILNNMMPEHFSNRLRIVEGERKTRQTRDIVIEFQKTRSAQKSLFYEGVLMYNALPPEVKHCNRLEMFKRMLKEFVFNDVA; encoded by the exons atgtacgatatacaAGACAATATAGCACCTCACTTTGAGTATTGTGCGACGCTATTAATAGATATGGGAGATACACAGTTAAGTAGGCTCCAAATAGCGCAAAATAGAGCTATGAGagtcatattgcaatgtgacagacgtaccaaagttaaatgtatgcaccaagcgttgcaatttctgaccataagacaaaggctgtattacaatatgtgcatatttatttttaagatcttaaataatatgatgccggagcactttagtaatagacttagaatagtAGAGGGAGAACGCAAAACTAGGCAGACAAgggatattgttattgaatttcaaaaaacaagaagcgcgcaaaaaagtttattttatgagggtGTGTTAATGTATAACGCATTACCACCCgaagttaaacattgtaatcgtttagaaat gtttaaacgaatgctaaaagagtttgtttttaatgatgtagcataa
- the LOC118647675 gene encoding uncharacterized protein LOC118647675 isoform X1 — MYDIQDNIAPHFEYCATLLIDMGDTQLSRLQIAQNRAMRVILQCDRRTKVKCMHQALQFLTIRQRLYYNMCIFIFKILNNMMPEHFSNRLRIVEGERKTRQTRDIVIEFQKTRSAQKSLFYEGVLMYNALPPEVKHCNRLEMFKRMLKEFVFNDVA, encoded by the exons atgtacgatatacaAGACAATATAGCACCTCACTTTGAGTATTGTGCGACGCTATTAATAGATATGGGAGATACACAGTTAAGTAGGCTCCAAATAGCGCAAAATAGAGCTATGAGagtcatattgcaatgtgacagacgtaccaaagttaaatgtatgcaccaagcgttgcaatttctgaccataagacaaaggctgtattacaatatgtgcatatttatttttaagatcttaaataatatgatgccggagcactttagtaatagacttagaatagtAGAGGGAGAACGCAAAACTAGGCAGACAAgggatattgttattgaatttcaaaaaacaagaagcgcgcaaaaaagtttattttatgagggtGTGTTAATGTATAACGCATTACCACCCgaagttaaacattgtaatcgtttagaaatgtttaaac gaatgctaaaagagtttgtttttaatgatgtagcataa